GTCCGCATCGCGGGCACCCGGCCAGTCGATCCGGCGCAGTTCATGCCCGTCACCGGCCTGCCAGATCGACTCTCTTGCAGCGGGCGGGATTGCCCGGCGATCGATATGGTAAGCTGGACCTTTGCTGCTATCGCTAATGGCAAGCCTCCGACACTGGTTACTTTTTGGTAAGTGATAACCTGTAGCACCGGCACCCATAGGGGAATTTGGGGGCCGAATGTTCAGCGCATATCTTCACTACGGATTGCTCGTAGGCTTGGCAATCGCCCTGCTGGTTGCCGCCTTTACCGACATCCGCAGCCGCCAGATATCCAATTGGCTGAACGCCGGTATCGCGCTTGCGGCCCCGCTGTTCTGGTGGTCGAGCGGACTCGATCTCTACCCCGGCGTCGTCCTGCAGATCGGTGTTGCGATTGGCGCCTTCGCCATTCTTGCCGCGCTCTTCGCAATGAAGATGATGGGCGGCGGCGACGTCAAACTGCTTACCGCGCTCGCGCTCTGGATCGAGCCGACGTGGTTCCTGAAACTGCTCATCGTCATGGCGCTGGTAGGCGGCGTGCTGACCGTCGTGGTCGGCGCCTGGCACATCATGCGCCGCGAGCGCGACCGGATCGCCGTACCATATGGCGTCGCCATCGCGATCGGCGGGCTGTGGGTACTGAGCGCACATTACTTTCCGCAAGCCGGCAAGGCCGCCGGTTTGGGATGAACCCGATTTTAACCAGTCTGGACTTAGGGACTTAAACCATACCTGCCCAAGTTTGATCAGGGCCGACACGAGGGGGCTAGATTAGCCATGGATAAGAAGAAGCTGGTATTGCTGCTCGGCGCGCTGGTGATTGCCATCGGCACCGCACTCGCAGCTCGTAGCATGTTTGCCGGCGCTGGTGCGCCCGAGGCCGAAGCTGCCCCGGTTCCCAAGGGTCCGAAAGTGCTTGTTGCACAACGCGCCCTGCCGATCGGCACGATCATCACTCCGGACGCGCTGAATTTCCAGCAGTGGCCGGAAGAGCTCGTGCAGGACGCCTACTTCATCGACGGCGAGTCCGATGTCAGCCAGCTGGTCGGCACCGTTGTCCGTCACCAGATCACGGCCGGTGAGCCGGTTACGCAGGGCTCGCTCGTCAAGCCCGGCGACCGCGGCTTCCTAGCTGCGGCGCTTGGCCCGGGCATGCGTGCCGTCACCGTTCCGGTGTCGGTCAAGACCGGTGTTGCCGGCTTCGTCTTCCCGGGTGACCGCGTCGACCTCGTTCTGACGCAGACCATCAAGGGCGGCGGCGAAGGCACTCCGCTGAAGGCTGCCGAAACCATCTTCCGCAACCTTCGCGTCCTCGCCACCGACCAGCGCGTCGAAGGCAAGACCAACAAGAAGGGCCAGAGCGTCGCCAAGACTTCGCGGACCGTCACGCTCGAAGTGACGCCGAAGCTCGCCGAACGCGTGCTCGTCGCCCAGACGCTGGGACAGATCAGCCTCGTGCTGCGCTCGATCGCCGACAACCAGGCCGAACTCGAGAAGGCCATCGCGACGGGTGACGTCGTGATCCCGTCCGATGCGACCCCGGAAGAAGAAGAGGCGCTGCTGCGTGCGGCAATGAATCGTCCGATCGAGACGACCACCACCTTCTCGACCGGCGGCGACGTCTCGCGCTTCGAGCGTTCGACGGTTCCGCCGCGCGCTCCGACGCGTGCCGATTTCAACCCGGGCGACATGTTCCGCCCGACCGGCCCGGCGCGGACCGGCCCCGTCATCAACGTGACGCGTGGCAACAGCACCAAGTCGGTTCCGATCGGCGCCAATGGCCAGGTCGTGAAAGGCAAGGAAAGCCAGCCGTCGATGTTCGAACAGATGATCGGCGCAGCCATGCAGGCACAGTCGCAGGGCATGTCGAACACCGGATCCACCATCGGATCCATCACCGGCACGGAAGGACAATAAGTCATGCTGAGTGTCGGAAACCAGGCTTTCCATCAGGGAAACAAAGTGAGGGGCAAGATCATGAAACGCCGCCTTTTGAAAACAGCGCTGATTGCGGCTTGCGCCGTGGCGCCGCTGGCTAGCATGCCGGTCGAAACCGCGGTCGCCCAGTCGGTCCGCAATCCTTCGAGCGAGATCGTGATCTCGATCGGTAGCGGCGAGCTCGTGACCGTGCCCGGCGCAATGGCCGACGTCTTCATCGCCAACGACTCGATTGCCGATGTTCAGATCAAGTCGCAGCGCCAGCTCTACGTTTTCGGCAAGTCCGGCGGCCTGACCACGATCTATGCCAGCAATGCCGCGGGCGACATCATCTGGTCGGCCAATGTTCGCGTCGGTTCCAACCTCGACAGCATCGACCAGATGCTGGCGCTGGCGATGCCCGAAGCGAAGATCGGCGTCGCGACCATGGGTTCGAACACCGTTCTCTTGACCGGCACTGTCGCCGCTCCCGAAGATGCGGCCGAGGCCGAGCGCCTCGTCCAGGCCTTCGTCGGCGACAACACCAATGTCATCAGCCGCCTCAAGATGGCGACGCCGCTGCAAGTCAACCTGCAGGTCCGCTTCGCCGAGGTCAGCCGCTCGCTCGTACGCGAAATCAACGGCAACCTTACGACGTCGGATTTCGGCCAAGGCTTCCGCTTCGGCATCGGCAATGGCCGCGCACTTGGTACTGGATCCTTCGATCCGGCTGGCCCGGTGGCCGTGGGACGCGGAGTGCAGAACCCCAGCATTACCTTCCCCGATGGGTCTAGGCTCACTGGTCCGGGCATCGGTACCACGGGTACCGGCTCGACGATCGCTGGCCTCGGCCGTCTGTTCGGGCTCGATGTCATCAGCGCCTTCGATCTTGCCGAACGTATCGGCCTGATCAGCACGCTTTCGCAGCCCAACCTGACGGCACTTTCGGGCGAAACCGCCGAATTCCTTGCAGGCGGCGAGTTCCCGATTCCGATCAGCCAGGGCCTCGGCACGACGTCGATCGACTATCGCAAGTTCGGTGTCAGCCTGTCGTACACTCCGACTGTTCTCGCCAACGGACGCATTTCGCTCCGTGTGCGGCCTGAAGTGTCGGAACTGTCGAGCCAGGGCGCTGTAACCGTCAACGGTTTCCAGATCCCGGCACTGACAATCCGCCGCGCGGAGACCTCGATCGAGCTCGGCTCCGGCCAGAGCTTCATGATCGCCGGCCTGATGAGCAACAATGCCCAGAATTCGATCGACAAGACCCCGGGTCTTGGCGA
This region of Altererythrobacter sp. CAU 1644 genomic DNA includes:
- a CDS encoding A24 family peptidase; this encodes MFSAYLHYGLLVGLAIALLVAAFTDIRSRQISNWLNAGIALAAPLFWWSSGLDLYPGVVLQIGVAIGAFAILAALFAMKMMGGGDVKLLTALALWIEPTWFLKLLIVMALVGGVLTVVVGAWHIMRRERDRIAVPYGVAIAIGGLWVLSAHYFPQAGKAAGLG
- the cpaB gene encoding Flp pilus assembly protein CpaB codes for the protein MDKKKLVLLLGALVIAIGTALAARSMFAGAGAPEAEAAPVPKGPKVLVAQRALPIGTIITPDALNFQQWPEELVQDAYFIDGESDVSQLVGTVVRHQITAGEPVTQGSLVKPGDRGFLAAALGPGMRAVTVPVSVKTGVAGFVFPGDRVDLVLTQTIKGGGEGTPLKAAETIFRNLRVLATDQRVEGKTNKKGQSVAKTSRTVTLEVTPKLAERVLVAQTLGQISLVLRSIADNQAELEKAIATGDVVIPSDATPEEEEALLRAAMNRPIETTTTFSTGGDVSRFERSTVPPRAPTRADFNPGDMFRPTGPARTGPVINVTRGNSTKSVPIGANGQVVKGKESQPSMFEQMIGAAMQAQSQGMSNTGSTIGSITGTEGQ
- a CDS encoding type II and III secretion system protein family protein; the protein is MKRRLLKTALIAACAVAPLASMPVETAVAQSVRNPSSEIVISIGSGELVTVPGAMADVFIANDSIADVQIKSQRQLYVFGKSGGLTTIYASNAAGDIIWSANVRVGSNLDSIDQMLALAMPEAKIGVATMGSNTVLLTGTVAAPEDAAEAERLVQAFVGDNTNVISRLKMATPLQVNLQVRFAEVSRSLVREINGNLTTSDFGQGFRFGIGNGRALGTGSFDPAGPVAVGRGVQNPSITFPDGSRLTGPGIGTTGTGSTIAGLGRLFGLDVISAFDLAERIGLISTLSQPNLTALSGETAEFLAGGEFPIPISQGLGTTSIDYRKFGVSLSYTPTVLANGRISLRVRPEVSELSSQGAVTVNGFQIPALTIRRAETSIELGSGQSFMIAGLMSNNAQNSIDKTPGLGDVPILGNLFRSRSFRKGETELVIVVTPYLVEPVNAADIKLPTDGYQASDELQQLLGFQYHDGVSGGSRPTPRAVNEDAPPPAVSEVDPAAIVPTSQSSTERQAEGKKRKKERRADSAAPGFSL